One Gossypium hirsutum isolate 1008001.06 chromosome A11, Gossypium_hirsutum_v2.1, whole genome shotgun sequence genomic window carries:
- the LOC107924481 gene encoding uncharacterized protein has translation MDHYQCIQMKCSEDAALLKRFVEKDRIYDFLVGLNVEFDAVRVQILGKEELPSLNETIAIVRAEEGRRGVMVENNQVDSSALVTNAVNERRFGLEQPTSDDNRQIERTKSFNKDSVWCTYCKKARHTKDKCWKLYGKPQTTNKNFSEKGGQSKGQGRANTARQLDKKNISQELPIEFNKEEIEKLKNLLGSLEKTSSTGTEYEEDDWTC, from the exons ATGGATCATTACCAGTGCATTCAGATGAAGTGCAGTGAAGATGCAGCACTCCTGAAAAGGTTTGTTGAAAAGGATCGAATTTATGATTTTCTTGTTGGActgaatgttgagtttgatgcAGTAAGAGTTCAAATACTTGGAAAAGAGGAACTACCATCACTAAATGAAACAATTGCAATTGTTCGTgctgaggaaggaagaagaggaGTTATGGTGGAGAACAATCAAGTGGATAGTTCAGCCTTGGTTACTAATGCTGTAAATGAGAGGAGATTTGGCCTGGAGCAGCCAACTAGTGATGATAATAGACAGATAGAACGTACAAAGTCTTTTAACAAGGATTCCGTATGGTGCACCTATTGCAAAAAGGCTCGTCACACTAAAGACAAATGCTGGAAACTCTACGGGAAGCCACAGACAACAAAcaaaaatttttcagaaaaaggtGGACAATCAAAGGGACAAGGACGAGCAAATACAGCTAGACAGCTagataaaaaaaacatttctcAAGAATTACCTATTGAATTCAataaagaagaaattgagaagttaaAAAATTTGCTGGGATCATTGGAAAAAACTTCTTCAACAG GAACAGAATACGAGGAGGATGATTGGACATGCTAA